A single region of the Pontibacter kalidii genome encodes:
- a CDS encoding phosphoadenylyl-sulfate reductase, translated as MDLSQELLARLDSLRAAMAGLPAAEGLRYLAEEFSGNIAFSSSLGIEDQLITHHIFEQELPIRVFTLDTGRLFNESYTLLHKTNQRYRKKIEVYFPRHEAVEQLVNEKGPMSFYNSIDDRKQCCYIRKVEPLNRALQGVQVWVTGIRSEQSGARQELQLLEWDEAHQLIKYNPLLHYTLDEVWAAVKALHIPYNPLHDKGFVSIGCAPCTRAIAEGEDFRAGRWWWEDNSKKECGLHAR; from the coding sequence ATGGATTTATCACAGGAACTTCTGGCCCGGCTAGACTCCTTGCGCGCTGCCATGGCCGGTTTGCCGGCAGCTGAGGGCCTGCGCTACCTGGCGGAGGAGTTCAGCGGCAACATCGCCTTCTCTTCCAGCCTGGGTATTGAAGACCAGCTCATTACGCACCACATTTTTGAGCAGGAATTGCCGATCCGCGTGTTCACCCTCGATACCGGCCGTCTCTTTAACGAGAGCTATACCCTGCTGCACAAAACAAACCAGCGTTACAGAAAGAAGATAGAAGTATACTTCCCCAGGCACGAGGCCGTGGAGCAACTGGTGAACGAAAAGGGCCCGATGAGCTTCTACAACTCCATCGATGACCGCAAGCAGTGCTGCTATATCCGCAAGGTGGAGCCCCTGAACCGTGCCCTGCAGGGCGTGCAGGTATGGGTTACCGGCATCCGCTCCGAGCAATCGGGCGCGCGGCAGGAGCTGCAGCTACTGGAGTGGGACGAGGCGCACCAGCTCATCAAGTATAACCCGCTGCTGCACTATACTTTAGACGAGGTATGGGCAGCTGTAAAAGCACTGCACATCCCATACAACCCGTTGCACGACAAGGGCTTCGTGAGCATTGGCTGCGCCCCGTGCACCCGTGCCATTGCCGAGGGCGAGGACTTCCGCGCCGGCCGCTGGTGGTGGGAGGATAACTCAAAAAAAGAGTGCGGGCTGCACGCCAGATAA
- the xrtN gene encoding exosortase N, translating to MNLTLLRPTERLLVPLVVLSLYVAVGGYFLKEYLLWDSQWLLALVLAPLVALPGKEKAFSPVLLLLAIALAILSAHLLNSTLFFFAFLVALWCGAQLILGRISWFPLLLLGVASPILKYVANILSFPLRMQLTDWAVAVLKQIATHAEAAGNIILVNGQEFAVDPACAGLSMLSLSLMLGVFILAHLQRATQHVWPLWSIGLMLGVMLLLNLVSNLLRILLLVWFKILPANPLHDIIGLLCLLFYTLIPFYFLAKWLHQYLARPVSCKPKSSQMSLRGSLLLNYLLLLLLASTGLQIQSKKPWMATEQAVPQLTDFEMESLDNGVTKYSNQEVLVYLKPVQAFYSTEHHPLICWEGSGYTFRQVQQRQVGSNTVYVGELQKGKDTLFTAWWMDNGQHRTINQWDWRTRMLKGEEKYKMVNVTVAQKQELHRAIRSVMHQIRTSPEAASPNSLHIAVAGVKE from the coding sequence ATGAACCTGACTCTCCTCCGACCGACAGAACGCCTGCTGGTGCCCCTGGTAGTGCTGAGTTTATACGTAGCCGTAGGCGGGTATTTTTTGAAAGAGTACTTGCTTTGGGATAGCCAATGGTTGCTGGCCCTTGTACTGGCGCCGTTGGTAGCCCTGCCGGGGAAAGAAAAAGCTTTTTCACCGGTCTTGTTGCTCCTGGCCATTGCCCTTGCTATACTTTCGGCACATTTACTGAACAGTACGCTTTTCTTCTTTGCCTTCCTGGTGGCACTTTGGTGCGGGGCACAGCTTATACTTGGTCGTATCTCGTGGTTCCCCTTGCTGCTGCTGGGCGTGGCTTCCCCAATCCTTAAGTATGTTGCCAACATCCTCAGCTTTCCGCTTCGGATGCAGCTGACCGATTGGGCCGTTGCTGTACTGAAGCAAATCGCCACCCACGCAGAGGCTGCCGGCAACATCATCCTTGTGAACGGCCAGGAATTCGCGGTTGATCCGGCGTGTGCCGGGCTGTCGATGCTGTCGCTCTCGCTTATGTTGGGGGTATTTATACTTGCCCACCTGCAGCGGGCAACGCAGCACGTATGGCCGCTTTGGTCCATCGGCCTGATGCTGGGTGTCATGTTGCTACTTAACCTGGTTTCCAACCTGTTGCGCATTCTGTTGCTCGTTTGGTTTAAAATTTTGCCGGCTAATCCCTTACACGATATTATCGGTCTGCTCTGCCTGCTGTTTTACACGCTCATCCCGTTTTATTTTCTGGCCAAATGGCTGCATCAATACCTTGCAAGGCCAGTAAGCTGCAAACCCAAAAGCTCGCAGATGAGTTTGCGGGGCTCCTTACTGCTGAACTACCTCCTGCTCCTGCTGCTAGCAAGTACAGGTCTGCAAATCCAAAGCAAAAAACCATGGATGGCAACCGAACAAGCCGTGCCCCAGCTAACAGATTTTGAAATGGAAAGCTTGGATAATGGCGTGACCAAGTATAGTAACCAGGAGGTGCTGGTGTACTTGAAACCTGTGCAGGCCTTTTACTCGACCGAGCACCACCCGCTCATTTGCTGGGAAGGGAGCGGCTATACATTCCGGCAGGTACAGCAACGGCAGGTTGGCAGCAACACGGTGTATGTGGGCGAGCTGCAAAAGGGTAAAGACACGCTGTTTACGGCCTGGTGGATGGACAATGGCCAGCACCGCACCATCAACCAATGGGACTGGCGCACCAGGATGCTAAAAGGAGAAGAAAAGTATAAAATGGTAAACGTGACGGTTGCACAAAAGCAGGAGCTACACCGGGCTATCCGCTCGGTCATGCACCAGATCCGGACCTCGCCGGAGGCAGCCTCCCCAAATAGCCTACACATAGCGGTAGCTGGTGTAAAAGAATGA
- a CDS encoding XrtN system VIT domain-containing protein: protein MQTLTRIPAKTDLKLHYVGVGLIAISSLIFMLPEWGTAATDGSAFGIFWLNYGLAAIYFMAMLLERVFSFKRPFQHLNYLYLYQVLFIISCFSLNREMNIFQDSVPWLEAFVTLFCATLVVYSFQERLPKLLNQVLLFILGAGIMLWIYYAVYLLPLYFISIVGIVVLGISLHTFVPLWVVLSVGFGVQKTASKDRQYLRSFLAGAAFPILFGVFFIWQWHTRSAQIDFYNNDFVIEENESLPRWVKLSQHLPADYLTERIMKTDFVYQVPSTSFSMWDMPGENFTEIKRHDPLVTLAVFFLGVPNLDRKEKVKILESMYDARHQAEQRLWSGNNLSTANVVSQVRIYPRYRLAYTEKVLRIHNNMPNSWNEQEAIYTFFLPEGSVVSSLSLWINGREEKGYLTTKSKAQTAYNTIVGVEARDPSVVHWQEGNRVSVRVFPCTPAENRQFKIGVTSPLRQDGRRLVYDNVYFTGPSAKAASETSVIYLEDQVAGLELPFGYKLTRNNAYKRQSNYQQDWSMSFEAPALAKGSFSFGGNSYKLVALPQQLDHFKPQQVYLDVNVSWSAREFRQVWQLVKGNQVYIWNGEMVQLTEQNRAKLFELLQQQNYSLFPLHKVKHPGQALVISKSNGASPNLHDLKDTPFSVEMADALPMQTAIRVYSLSEQLSSYFKSLKELRVITAMHGEEGQLAALLEQQQFLKTTPDKNIVSLGASGLGVVKTEASLAGDAPDHLLRLFAYNHLLQQIGPRYFCQDFIEEELLAEAAQANIVSPVSSLIVLETQQDYERFDIQKSKDSLGNASMNASGAVPEPEEWALIILAILIVGTITLKPYILK from the coding sequence ATGCAAACACTAACCAGAATACCTGCTAAAACCGACCTGAAGCTGCACTATGTTGGTGTGGGTCTGATTGCAATTTCCTCACTTATCTTTATGCTTCCGGAGTGGGGCACTGCGGCAACAGATGGATCTGCATTCGGCATCTTCTGGCTAAACTATGGTTTGGCTGCGATATACTTTATGGCTATGCTATTGGAAAGGGTGTTTTCCTTCAAAAGGCCTTTCCAACACTTAAACTACCTGTACTTATACCAGGTGCTCTTTATCATCAGCTGCTTTTCCCTTAACCGGGAGATGAACATTTTTCAGGATTCTGTTCCGTGGCTCGAGGCATTTGTCACCCTCTTTTGCGCAACGCTGGTGGTGTATAGCTTTCAGGAGCGGCTACCGAAACTCCTCAACCAGGTACTGCTTTTTATACTTGGAGCCGGCATCATGCTTTGGATATACTATGCGGTATACTTGTTGCCACTCTATTTTATCAGCATTGTAGGAATAGTCGTACTGGGCATTTCGCTGCACACATTTGTGCCTTTGTGGGTGGTGCTGAGTGTAGGTTTCGGGGTGCAAAAGACGGCTTCCAAAGACCGCCAGTACCTGCGTAGCTTTTTGGCCGGAGCCGCATTCCCTATCCTTTTCGGGGTATTTTTTATCTGGCAGTGGCATACCCGGAGCGCTCAGATAGACTTCTATAACAATGACTTTGTGATAGAGGAAAATGAAAGCCTGCCGCGTTGGGTGAAATTAAGCCAGCATCTGCCAGCCGATTACCTGACAGAGCGGATCATGAAAACAGACTTTGTCTACCAGGTACCCAGTACCAGTTTTAGTATGTGGGATATGCCCGGTGAAAACTTCACTGAAATCAAACGCCACGATCCGCTGGTAACATTGGCTGTCTTTTTTCTGGGGGTGCCCAACCTGGACAGGAAAGAGAAAGTGAAAATTCTGGAGAGCATGTACGATGCGCGGCACCAGGCAGAACAGCGGCTGTGGTCGGGCAACAACCTGAGTACAGCCAATGTGGTGTCGCAGGTGCGGATCTACCCGCGGTACCGCCTCGCCTATACCGAAAAAGTACTGCGAATACACAACAACATGCCGAATAGCTGGAACGAGCAGGAAGCCATTTATACTTTCTTTTTACCCGAAGGAAGCGTGGTATCCTCGTTGTCGCTCTGGATCAATGGCCGCGAAGAGAAAGGCTACCTTACGACAAAAAGCAAGGCTCAAACCGCTTACAACACCATTGTAGGCGTTGAAGCACGCGACCCCTCTGTCGTGCATTGGCAGGAAGGCAACCGGGTGTCGGTGCGTGTTTTTCCCTGCACCCCGGCAGAAAACCGCCAGTTTAAAATCGGCGTCACCTCTCCCCTTCGCCAGGATGGCCGAAGGCTGGTGTACGACAATGTATACTTTACGGGCCCATCCGCTAAAGCCGCATCCGAAACATCAGTAATATACCTCGAGGATCAGGTTGCCGGTTTAGAGCTTCCATTTGGATATAAACTGACACGAAATAACGCGTACAAACGCCAGAGCAACTATCAACAGGACTGGAGTATGAGTTTCGAGGCGCCTGCTTTAGCCAAGGGCAGTTTCAGCTTTGGTGGCAACAGCTATAAACTGGTAGCCCTTCCGCAGCAACTGGACCATTTCAAGCCACAGCAGGTATACCTGGATGTTAATGTGAGCTGGTCTGCTAGGGAGTTCAGGCAAGTATGGCAGTTGGTAAAAGGAAACCAGGTTTATATTTGGAATGGAGAGATGGTGCAGCTAACAGAACAGAACCGTGCAAAGTTGTTTGAGCTGCTGCAACAGCAAAATTACTCTCTCTTTCCGCTCCACAAGGTGAAGCACCCCGGGCAAGCCCTCGTCATCAGCAAGAGCAACGGTGCCTCTCCCAACCTTCATGATCTGAAAGACACCCCATTTTCAGTGGAAATGGCCGATGCCTTGCCGATGCAAACCGCCATCAGGGTTTACTCGCTGAGTGAGCAGCTTTCGTCCTACTTTAAAAGCCTGAAAGAGCTGCGTGTCATCACCGCCATGCACGGAGAGGAAGGTCAGCTGGCAGCGCTACTAGAGCAGCAGCAATTCCTCAAAACAACGCCGGATAAGAACATCGTATCCTTAGGCGCGTCGGGTTTAGGCGTTGTAAAAACCGAAGCCTCCCTGGCAGGTGACGCGCCGGATCATCTGCTACGCCTGTTTGCCTATAACCACTTGCTGCAGCAAATCGGTCCCCGTTATTTCTGTCAAGATTTCATCGAAGAGGAATTGCTTGCAGAAGCCGCGCAGGCCAATATCGTAAGCCCGGTTTCAAGCCTGATCGTGCTGGAGACGCAGCAGGACTACGAGCGTTTTGATATCCAGAAAAGCAAAGACAGCCTGGGCAACGCCAGCATGAATGCTTCCGGAGCTGTGCCAGAACCTGAAGAATGGGCTTTGATCATACTTGCCATCCTGATCGTAGGCACCATCACACTTAAGCCATACATCCTGAAATGA
- a CDS encoding potassium transporter KefB — MTQKSESQNRPVHPAPVGKRLLMGAGIGLLLISFFLIGAGEPDPEWPTLWWIRPLLVVPAAGALGGLFFYNMDHLRSQGGWREVFAYVLSLIVFLVVLWLGTVLGLAGTMWD, encoded by the coding sequence ATGACACAGAAAAGCGAATCGCAGAATAGGCCTGTTCATCCGGCTCCGGTGGGAAAACGGTTGTTAATGGGCGCAGGGATCGGGCTACTCCTGATCTCCTTCTTCCTGATCGGGGCCGGGGAGCCTGACCCGGAATGGCCGACGCTATGGTGGATCAGGCCGCTGCTGGTGGTTCCGGCAGCCGGTGCCCTCGGCGGGCTGTTCTTCTACAACATGGACCATCTCCGCTCCCAGGGCGGCTGGCGGGAGGTGTTTGCCTATGTGCTGAGCCTGATAGTATTCCTTGTGGTGCTCTGGCTTGGTACGGTGCTCGGATTAGCCGGCACCATGTGGGATTGA
- a CDS encoding winged helix-turn-helix domain-containing protein has protein sequence MKDYLENINKAFESRARLGIMSVLMVEEKADFNTLKDTLQLTDGNLASHLRALEEAEYLRVEKQFVGRKPNTTYHATDAGREAFKSHLDALEQLILSNRNGS, from the coding sequence GTGAAAGATTACCTTGAAAATATAAACAAAGCCTTCGAAAGCAGGGCGCGGCTGGGCATTATGTCGGTACTGATGGTGGAGGAGAAGGCAGATTTTAACACCCTGAAAGACACATTGCAGCTGACGGACGGGAACCTGGCCAGCCACCTGCGGGCGCTGGAAGAAGCCGAGTACCTGCGCGTGGAAAAGCAGTTCGTAGGCCGCAAGCCGAACACGACCTACCATGCCACTGATGCCGGCCGCGAAGCCTTTAAGAGCCACTTGGATGCGTTGGAGCAATTAATTTTGAGCAATCGGAACGGCAGCTAA
- the hpf gene encoding ribosome hibernation-promoting factor, HPF/YfiA family — MNYTEHYEGIKLDVQAVDITISDALQQSVRDTIDKVKRHAKKIDSVDVYFKEEASQATNSKSVRMRVGIPGNDVFAQDEGDNWHELLKNVEEKLKRQLEKR; from the coding sequence ATGAATTACACAGAGCATTACGAAGGCATAAAACTAGACGTGCAGGCTGTTGATATTACCATTTCTGACGCCCTGCAGCAAAGCGTGCGCGATACCATTGACAAGGTGAAGCGCCACGCGAAAAAGATCGACTCCGTGGACGTGTACTTTAAGGAGGAGGCCAGCCAGGCTACCAACAGCAAGAGCGTGCGCATGCGCGTGGGTATACCCGGTAACGATGTTTTTGCGCAGGACGAAGGCGACAACTGGCATGAACTGCTCAAGAACGTGGAGGAGAAACTAAAGCGACAGCTGGAGAAAAGATAA